CGTCGTGACGACCGAGTCCAGCGCGGCCGAGGAGCTCGATCTTTCGCCGATGCACCTCAACTCGCTCGAGCTCGGTGTCGTGCTGGTGATCCTGCCGGTGCTGCTCGGCGATCGCCAGGAGCGAATCGGCGAGGAACTCGCTGATATCGCGACGCTCGTTGACGCCGGCGCGCTCGAGCCGCACGTCGACGATCGGTACGGCTTCGACGAGGTCGCGAAAGCCCACCGCCGCGGCGAGGATGGCGACTTCGTAGGGAAGCTGCTGCTTGTCAACGAGTAGCGCCCTCCCGGCGAGCAGCGTGTTCTCGAGACCGGTTGAGACTTGTGGATCCACCGACCTACGGTGCGGTGGCGGCGCTGTCGATTCGCGTTCGAGCGCAGCGAGGTGCGAGCCTGCGAGCACCTCGAAAGGCGAATAGCGAAGGACGCTCCGCGTCCTTCGGACCGTGCGAACGGGCGCTTCGAACCCGTGAGACGACGGTTTCACCGTTTCACGGCGCCCGTGAGCAGAAACCGGCTGGGGGAGGACGTGGAAATCCCCCGTCGTCAGTGTGAGTCGTGTATCTGAATGAGGTACTGTGCTACATACTGGTGAAGGCGTTACCGCTGCGGTCGAGCCACGAGTGCTGCACCCGCGAGCGATCGACGGGAGCGAGCGGCCTTGTTAGCGTAGATTTTTGGAGGAGAGGTGAGCGAGCAACGCGAGCGAACCCGACGAGAAACAGGTACTTCCGCACTCTCTACACAACAAACCGGCTAATTTGAAATCGAGATCGAGTCCGCGCGACGAAACCGACTTTTCGACTATCGTTACTGCTCCGGTTCGCCCTCGAGATAGGACGGCCGTTCCTCGTACGCGATCGGATCGCGAACGCCGATCCGCTGGAACGCCTGCAAGCGGAACGCACAGGCATCGCAGGTACCACAGGCCGGTTCGTTCTCCCGATAACAGCTCCAGGTGTGCTCGTAGGGGACCTCGAGGTCGACGCCTCGTTCGGCGATGTCGGTCTTCGACCGCTCGACGAACGGCGCCTCGATCCCGATCTCGGTGTCGGGTTTCGTCCCGACGTCGACGACGGTCTCGAAGGCGTCGAAGAACTCGGGCCGGCAGTCGGGATACCCCGAGAAGTCCTCGCTGTGGGCGCCGATGAACACCGCTTCGCAGTCGTTGGCCTCGGCGTAGGAGGTCGCCATCGCAAGGAGGTTCGCGTTGCGGAAGGGGACGTACGAGGAGGGGATCTCCTCGCTTTCCATATCCGCGTCCTCGACGTCGAGTTCGTCGTCGGTCAGGCTCGAGGCGCCGATCGCCGAGAGGTGACCCGTCTCGATCCGCAGGAAGTCCGCCGCGTCGATCTCGTCGGCGAGGCGGCGCGCGCACTCGAGTTCGCGGTCCTCGGTGCGCTGGCCGTACGAGGTGTGCAGCGCGTAGATCTCGTAGCCGCGCTCGAGCGCCTCGTAGGCGGCGGTCGCGCTGTCCATGCCGCCGGAGAGGAGGACGACGGCGCGTTTCGCTGTCGATTCGTCGGCCGGAGGGATGGTATCGGTGTTAGACATGGGTAGCAGCGTTCGATCGCGCTACGTTTCCGGCGCGTCGTTCCAGAGGTCGACGTGGAGCCGCGGCGTGTAGCGAAAGCCGCGTTCCATCGCGAGGTCGGCGACCCGGCTCCGAGTCTCGGCGAGTCGCTCGCGGGTCGCCCCCTCGGGCATCAGGAGGACGTCGTCGTCTCGGATCGGCACGCTCGAGACGTCTCGAAGATCGTCGAGCAACTCGAGTATCTCGGGCATATCGTCCGCGTCGGTGACGACGAACTTCAACTGGAAGGGATAC
This DNA window, taken from Natronococcus sp. CG52, encodes the following:
- the queC gene encoding 7-cyano-7-deazaguanine synthase QueC, translating into MSNTDTIPPADESTAKRAVVLLSGGMDSATAAYEALERGYEIYALHTSYGQRTEDRELECARRLADEIDAADFLRIETGHLSAIGASSLTDDELDVEDADMESEEIPSSYVPFRNANLLAMATSYAEANDCEAVFIGAHSEDFSGYPDCRPEFFDAFETVVDVGTKPDTEIGIEAPFVERSKTDIAERGVDLEVPYEHTWSCYRENEPACGTCDACAFRLQAFQRIGVRDPIAYEERPSYLEGEPEQ